The region CGGCCGGCGGGGTGTCGCTGGTGCACTTCACCGCGCGGCGGCCGTTCCACCCCATGCGGTTGCACGACGCGGTGGACGTGCTGCTCGACGGGGTGGTGCGCGCCCGCGGCCGCATCTGGGTGGTGAGCCAACCGGATTCGGCCCTGTGGTTGGAATCCGCCGGCGGCGGCCTGCACGTCGGCGCGGCCGGCCCGTGGCTCGCGGCGTCGGCCGACTGGTCCGATGTGGACGGTGAGCGGCGCGCGTCCGCCGCCGTCGACTGGCACCCCCGCTTCGGCGACCGCTCGCAGGAGCTGGTCGCGATCATCCACCGCGCATCCCCCGACGAGATCGAGGCACGGCTGCGCGCCGCGCTCGTCACCGACGAGGAGCTGGACCTGGCGGACGAGCTGGAGTTCGCCGACCCGTTCGCCGAACGGCACGAGATGGAGGAACTGTGAAGCACGGCATCCACCCCGACTACCACCCGGTGGTGTTCCAGGACTCGGCCACCGGGCGGTCGTTCCTGACCCGCTCGACCGCGACCTCGGACCGGACCACGCGGTGGTCCGACGGCAACACCTACCCGCTGATCGCGGTCGACGTGACGGCTGACTCGCACCCGTTCTGGACCGGAGACCGGCGGGTCGTGGACACCGCCGGGCGCGTCGAGAAGTTCCACCGCCGCTACGGGAAGCGCTGATGGCCGTCCCGAAGCGCAGGACCTCGCGGAGCAACACCCGGCACCGCCGGGCGCGCTGGAAGGCGACCCCGCCGGACCTGGTGCCGGTGACCACCCCGGACGGCCGCCGGCTGCTGGTGCCCCGGCGGCTCGTCGCGGCCTACCGGCGGGGCCTGGCCTAGCGCCGCCCCGGCCCCGGCCCCGCCCTGGCTTGGCCTCGCCCGAGTCAG is a window of Saccharothrix espanaensis DSM 44229 DNA encoding:
- a CDS encoding type B 50S ribosomal protein L31, which produces MKHGIHPDYHPVVFQDSATGRSFLTRSTATSDRTTRWSDGNTYPLIAVDVTADSHPFWTGDRRVVDTAGRVEKFHRRYGKR
- the rpmF gene encoding 50S ribosomal protein L32 codes for the protein MAVPKRRTSRSNTRHRRARWKATPPDLVPVTTPDGRRLLVPRRLVAAYRRGLA